The following proteins are encoded in a genomic region of Lytechinus variegatus isolate NC3 chromosome 7, Lvar_3.0, whole genome shotgun sequence:
- the LOC121419316 gene encoding tyramine receptor Ser-2-like, whose translation MKQLHLSSSHTNLSEDRAIVIIMQESTVTPTSHLLPSNSTSQDIPTTLFTESEDSEWSFQSYIALGIIFVLMTITFIGNILIIVSVAKFKRLQIPPNYILVNLAVADLGVAIMTLLLFAFNFLSETGGVLCLLPYCFMSLFSGVSVLSLSIIAYDRYSALVEPLKYSARITSFHIAVICLVVWIYVTIISVIPMIGWVIPLPGTSMDMLCSLNFYHNYTSLAQVIAIFLPALVCMFFCYCRVMLVARHHTRAISAVQFSLFPGAIKNYNTFKGSKYWKTLALILGVFTLTWGTFITTVIVEVFCKACAQFLTMHNYSGLLLLLNSCLNPWIYAFRNQDFRAAFRRILRCFWRPCKKGSKRSNSSSVNERRNSRMSVALSRTNSLCGNLQTLQMLYEQEMALKNNNQPNFKDGEVETRHTSIGNSKTSVEKEEVTEPHVPSREDQVSPREPMQIQEA comes from the coding sequence ATGAAGCAGTTACATCTATCTTCATCACACACTAACCTCAGTGAGGATCGGGCCATTGTTATCATCATGCAAGAATCAACAGTCACACCAACGTCTCATCTCCTTCCTAGCAATAGCACCAGTCAGGATATTCCAACTACACTTTTCACAGAGAGTGAAGATTCTGAGTGGAGCTTCCAGTCTTACATCGCCCTGGGCATCATCTTTGTCCTCATGACCATAACCTTCATTGGAAACATCCTCATAATCGTTTCAGTTGCCAAGTTCAAGAGGTTGCAGATACCACCCAACTACATCTTGGTGAACCTTGCAGTGGCTGATCTAGGCGTGGCTATCATGACCCTTCTCCTCTTTGCATTCAACTTCTTGAGCGAGACAGGAGGGGTACTTTGTTTGTTGCCATACTGCTTCATGTCACTCTTCAGTGGTGTCTCTGTGCTCAGTCTCAGCATCATCGCCTACGACCGCTACTCTGCTCTGGTTGAGCCTCTGAAGTACTCTGCACGCATTACATCGTTCCATATTGCAGTAATCTGCCTTGTGGTATGGATCTATGTTACTATCATATCTGTTATCCCTATGATTGGATGGGTCATTCCTTTACCAGGGACCAGTATGGACATGCTCTGCTCACTCAACTTCTACCACAACTACACCTCCCTTGCTCAGGTCATAGCCATCTTCTTACCTGCTTtggtgtgtatgtttttttgcTACTGCCGTGTAATGCTTGTTGCTAGACACCACACCAGGGCTATTTCAGCCGTCCAGTTCTCTCTGTTCCCTGGTGCCATTAAAAACTATAACACTTTTAAAGGAAGCAAGTACTGGAAGACACTTGCTCTCATCCTAGGTGTATTTACTTTAACATGGGGTACGTTCATCACTACAGTCATAGTTGAAGTCTTCTGCAAAGCATGTGCTCAATTCCTGACCATGCACAACTACTCAGGATTATTGCTTTTACTGAATAGTTGTCTCAATCCATGGATCTACGCGTTCCGCAATCAGGACTTCCGAGCAGCATTCAGGCGAATTTTAAGGTGCTTTTGGAGGCCATGCAAAAAGGGATCAAAGCGGTCCAACTCGAGTTCAGTCAATGAGCGAAGGAACTCACGCATGTCTGTTGCATTGAGCAGGACAAACAGTCTCTGTGGAAATCTTCAGACACTTCAAATGCTCTATGAACAAGAAATGGCTCTCAAAAACAATAATCAGCCAAACTTTAAAGATGGTGAAGTAGAAACCAGACACACCTCCATTGGAAATAGCAAGACCTCCGTTGAGAAAGAGGAGGTGACTGAACCACATGTTCCTTCCAGAGAAGACCAAGTTTCGCCCAGAGAACCAATGCAAATTCAAGAAGCTTAA